In Xiphophorus maculatus strain JP 163 A chromosome 2, X_maculatus-5.0-male, whole genome shotgun sequence, one genomic interval encodes:
- the LOC106699937 gene encoding uncharacterized protein LOC106699937: MEFAGQLRPSEACNYLAVPGLSGLDPDEDEGDLVVGFRPKSSPIPSRRSSFSDEDSDPEPPYCSSRRVSFADAKGLSLVQVKEFDTWDVPKLPGSDSLVVEGKDSVEYHLSPLTFSLPLPSEEVLAKVLSQKVELETIGLLPGTTILKGVIRVLNISYNKSVYIRTSLDRWATHFDLLAEYVPGSSDGVMDSFSFKLTLGPPFGDQGVRVDFCLRYETPVGTFWANNNNRNYVLSCQRGMKGGAEKAQRENANKKSCLKSVSQSVSTVENISSNPASTQENMSTDESVQGLEVGTLETKKTSEGQSTTSTREGQKLLMENKQNSSRRRQRQAARMARLRDCYTQRDGGANDPSKDKAPPETEQVTREETPGDNVVGLQPFNEGQVKSECPKFVFEALEEAHDRTSTKQVKSDLAVLARGESVPDVSNNPLDSDGEPAPEEQQNIGKFVTTNQDGDVSLPCTSNSVTARSETLISQSDSFTFGTVVAAPYCQAFQRVSAENPVNTEDFSLPSEPTQTCGIVPVSTRSNMGKVQGDLTSTQGPSDESLSVKLVSPTSEEKKTSNKSPKHLDIVENPTEMEKKSNQSLGQQCPVEDNVLFESVNSQTEAQEEILAYEAPQCQSTETMFSLSSAKVEETLAKDESKEDLKDFWIMLEHIDEEVDLLVNGVQEKICESAEVSKESESRKTALVKDKLLQIFDELNTNLTDSKVCLNSLVYLCEPERTNLTSLAASSETQEDAKETKAEGNDSNIGEIKEMYDVTQSIINDVRSNNECHADMFKRHNHQNVVEETGRCEMDSSFLKQDEDFLFIDIVEEKNWEKMVEEEENCVLSNEEERELLHLTTETNETEEKVEETTEVKVHIAVVLESQACLGKEFKQVKAIKTGGTESTEVDKIEGQEVAEQQNETERQWMSMERARLREEEEKMETDMKQDIIIPAREAEELVVTDADSDMTKQNNEDEPGSFKVGSDITQNKVEDDLSTLVSRATKNCPNERQYASIQTDTLRKKDDQSNTDTKHLTSKGGMCDSLEEPDSASAESDSDEELRLYVHCLRAPQVHTDKIREAGFTARKRPSISRGKVLSTSMPSISEALDEEQQHSSPLETYEVVKTAAEPRANTQESIHQTEWRWKDLFSCDKVSKTLLYASLMVGFTVVAYHYDFLACFLLYLISVIWLCCQREREPIKNK, from the exons ATGGAGTTTGCAGGGCAGCTAAGACCTTCCGAGGCCTGTAACTACCTCGCAGTCCCAGGCCTCTCCGGCTTGGACCCAGATGAAGATGAGGGCGATTTAGTTGTCGGTTTCAGACCTAAATCCTCCCCCATACCATCCAGAAGGAGCTCGTTCTCGGACGAGGACTCGGATCCCGAGCCTCCTTACTGCAGCTCCCGGAGGGTGTCGTTTGCCGATGCCAAAGGCCTCAGTCTGGTGCAAGTGAAGGAGTTTGACACGTGGGATGTACCCAAACTACCGGGAAGCGACTCCTTAGTTGTCGAGGGTAAAGATTCAGTGGAATATCACCTCTCGCCTTTAACTTTCTCCCTTCCACTGCCTTCCGAAGAGGTGCTTGCCAAAGTATTGAGTCAGAAAGTAGAATTGGAAACAATTGGGTTACTTCCAGGGACCACGATACTTAAAGGAGTGATCCGCGTTCTCAACATCTCCTACAACAAGTCTGTCTACATAAGAACTTCTTTGGACAGGTGGGCCACCCACTTTGACCTTCTGGCAGAGTATGTCCCCGGCTCCAGCGATGGAGTGATGGACAGCTTCTCGTTTAAGCTTACTTTGGGGCCACCTTTCGGGGATCAGGGAGTCAGGGTCGACTTTTGTCTGCGGTACGAAACTCCCGTGGGGACATTCTGGGCTAACAATAACAACAGAAACTACGTGCTCTCCTGCCAGCGCGGCATGAAAGGGGGAGCAGAGAAAGCACAGAGGGAAAATGCAAACAAGAAAAGCTGCCTGAAGTCCGTCAG TCAGAGTGTCTCCactgtggaaaacatttcatcaaacCCAGCTTCAACTCAGGAAAACATGTCAAcag ATGAGTCTGTCCAGGGATTGGAGGTGGGAACTTTGGAAACcaagaaaacctctgaaggaCAATCAACAACTTCGACCCGAGAGGGACAGAAACTACTG ATGGAGAAcaaacagaacagcagcagaagaaggcAAAGACAAGCGGCACGGATGGCCAGACTGAGGGACTGCTACACCCAAAGAGATGGAGGAGCAAATGACCCTAGCAAAGACAAAGCCCCCCCAGAAACAGAGCAAGTAACTCGCGAAGAAACCCCAGGAGACAATGTTGTCGGTTTGCAGCCGTTTAACGAGGGACAAGTTAAGTCAGAATGTCCTAAGTTTGTTTTTGAGGCCCTTGAAGAAGCACATGACCGGACATCCACCAAGCAAGTGAAATCTGACCTGGCTGTATTAGCGCGAGGCGAGAGTGTTCCAGATGTCTCAAACAACCCCCTGGATTCAGACGGTGAGCCGGCCCCAGAAGAACAGCAAAATATCGGCAAGTTTGTCACCACAAATCAGGATGGAGACGTGAGTTTACCATGCACTAGCAACTCAGTAACAGCGAGGAGCGAAACCCTCATTAGTCAGAGCGACAGTTTCACATTCGGCACAGTGGTTGCTGCACCGTACTGCCAGGCATTTCAGAGGGTGTCAGCTGAaaaccctgtaaatactgaagaCTTCAGCCTTCCCTCTGAACCCACACAGACCTGTGGCATTGTTCCAGTTAGCACTAGAAGTAACATGGGCAAAGTGCAGGGAGATCTGACCAGCACTCAGGGACCAAGTGATGAAAGCTTGTCTGTCAAACTGGTCAGTCCaacctctgaagaaaaaaagacctcGAATAAGAGCCCAAAGCATTTGGACATTGTGGAGAATCCAACTGAGATGGAAAAGAAATCTAACCAATCTTTGGGTCAACAATGTCCTGTGGAAGACAATGTGCTGTTTGAGAGTGTGAACTCCCAGACAGAAGCACAGGAGGAAATTTTGGCCTATGAAGCACCACAGTGTCAGTCAACAGAGACAATGTTTTCCCTCAGTTCAGCAAAGGTAGAGGAAACCCTTGCAAAGGATGAAAGTAAAGAGGATCTCAAAGATTTTTGGATTATGCTAGAGCATATAGACGAAGAGGTGGACCTACTGGTCAATGGTGTCCAAGAGAAGATTTGTGAGAGTGCAGAGGTCAGCAAGGAAAGTGAAAGTAGGAAAACTGCTTTGGTGAAAGATAAACTTCTCCAGATATTCGATGAATTGAATACCAACCTGACTGACAGCAAAGTTTGTCTGAATAGTCTCGTCTATCTTTGTGAACCAGAGAGAACGAACCTAACATCACTAGCTGCATCTTCGGAAACTCAAGAagatgcaaaagaaacaaaagctgaagGTAATGATAGCAACATTGGTGAGATCAAGGAAATGTATGATGTCACTCAATCCATCATAAATGACGTTAGAAGTAACAATGAATGCCATGCCGATATGTTTAAAAgacataatcatcaaaatgttgTGGAAGAGACAGGGCGATGTGAAATGGACTCCTCTTTCTTAAAACAAGATGAAGATTTCCTTTTCATAGACATTGTAGAGGAGAAAAACTGGGAAAAGATGGTTGAAGAGGAGGAAAACTGTGTCTTATCAAATGAAGAAGAAAGGGAGCTGCTACATTTAACAACAGAGACCAATGAAACTGAGGAGAAAGTAGAGGAAACAACAGAGGTCAAGGTACACATTGCTGTGGTGTTAGAGAGTCAAGCATGCCTAGGAAAGGAATTCAAGCAGGTTAAGGCCATAAAGACAGGTGGAACAGAAAGTACTGAAGTAGACAAAATAGAAGGGCAAGAAGTAGCAGAGCAACAGAATGAGACAGAGAGACAATGGATGAGTATGGAAAGAGCAAGgctcagagaggaagaggaaaagatGGAAACAGATATGAAGCAGGATATAATAATCCCAGCTAGAGAAGCAGAAGAGCTTGTAGTTACAGATGCAGACTCAGACATGACAAAGCAAAACAACGAGGATGAACCAGGGTCTTTTAAAGTAGGGTCAGACATCACACAAAACAAGGTTGAAGATGATTTATCTACTCTAGTGAGCAGAGCAACGAAGAACTGTCCAAATGAGAGGCAATATGCGTCCATCCAGACGGATACCCTACGCAAGAAGGACGACCAATCAAACACGGACACCAAGCACCTTACTTCCAAAGGTGGTATGTGCGATTCATTGGAGGAACCTGACAGCGCTTCTGCAGAGTCGGATTCAGACGAAGAGCTGCGTTTGTATGTGCACTGCCTGAGGGCACCGCAGGTCCACACAGACAAGATcagagaggcggggttcacagCACGCAAGAGGCCCTCTATAAGCCGAGGCAAAGTGCTGTCAACATCCATGCCGTCCATCAGCGAAGCTCTGGACGAAGAACAGCAGCACAGCAGCCCTCTGGAGACTTACGAGGTTGTAAAAACAGCTGCTGAGCCAAGAGCCAATACACAGGAGAGTATACACCAAACTGAGTGGAGGTGGAAAGACTTGTTTTCTTGCGACAAGGTCTCTAAGACATTGCTGTATGCCTCCTTAATGGTTGGGTTTACAGTTGTGGCGTATCATTATGATTTCCTTGCCTGTTTCTTGCTTTACTTGATATCAGTCATCTGGCTGTGCTgtcaaagagagagagaacccattaaaaacaagtaa